One part of the Leptospira saintgironsiae genome encodes these proteins:
- a CDS encoding RecQ family ATP-dependent DNA helicase encodes MSANTGTVSSSIEDWKKILHTHFGFSQFRQGQWEAVQSLLGKKDVLAILPTGGGKSLIYQLPSFAESNSLTVVISPLIALMKDQVDGLKARGIQAAYCNSTQDDLEQVRVLSSAATGKIRILYISPERAVSRSFLNLLPKLPVSLMAVDEAHCVSQWGHDFRPEYRKLHTLRSYLQEGTPWVALTATATDRVKKDISDSLGLKLPLHVQGTYARENLKFSVVYPDSEREKENLLLEILEKGNFQKSVSGKVIIYCSTRAKVDEIYELLRKSGYKVGKYHAGRTDSSREKAQEGYSSGKTNILVATNAFGMGLDSPNVRLVLHYQVPSSLESYYQEAGRAGRDGKNSDCVLFFLPGDLSVQSFLLSKEANYKGGETLLSHVKSYVSSPDCRQKILCDYFGEEISNCGSCDTCADSASSHSARLAYTERERLKAEKKKEKESHIFDPDEIKSIEGLISEYPAKFGKKIIAGTLRGAKSKDILRRRLDKSEYYSSLKHVPEESILKLLEDWQKGKKLSIKGDKYPKIYLTAFGKPKASFDDPEKPRKKVPLSGDKLILNELKNFRDRIARRNKWKKFMVIQNPVLVRIVSQRPESLEDLMAIKGMGEAKVRQYGKEILAILEKF; translated from the coding sequence TTGTCTGCAAACACTGGAACAGTCTCCTCTTCGATAGAGGATTGGAAAAAGATCCTACATACCCATTTCGGGTTCTCCCAATTCAGGCAAGGCCAATGGGAAGCAGTCCAATCATTATTGGGAAAAAAAGATGTACTCGCAATTCTTCCTACAGGCGGAGGAAAATCGCTCATCTACCAATTACCTTCTTTTGCAGAATCTAATTCTCTTACGGTAGTAATTTCTCCATTGATCGCACTCATGAAAGACCAAGTAGATGGATTAAAGGCAAGAGGGATCCAAGCTGCTTATTGCAACTCGACTCAAGATGATTTAGAACAAGTCAGAGTATTATCTTCTGCAGCCACGGGAAAGATTAGAATATTATATATTTCTCCTGAACGAGCAGTCTCACGTTCTTTTTTAAATCTACTTCCAAAACTTCCAGTAAGTTTGATGGCAGTCGACGAGGCACATTGTGTCTCACAATGGGGACATGATTTCCGTCCTGAATACAGAAAACTTCATACATTACGTTCTTATTTACAAGAAGGGACTCCTTGGGTTGCCCTTACTGCTACCGCGACCGATAGGGTCAAAAAGGATATCTCAGATAGTTTAGGATTAAAACTCCCTTTACATGTACAGGGAACATATGCCAGAGAAAATTTAAAATTTTCAGTGGTATACCCAGACTCAGAAAGAGAAAAAGAAAATTTACTTTTAGAAATATTAGAAAAGGGTAATTTTCAAAAATCAGTTTCTGGAAAAGTAATCATCTACTGCTCAACTCGCGCAAAAGTGGACGAAATTTATGAACTTCTACGCAAATCAGGATACAAAGTAGGAAAGTATCACGCTGGAAGAACCGATTCCAGTAGAGAAAAAGCACAAGAAGGATATTCATCCGGAAAAACGAATATACTCGTAGCCACAAATGCATTCGGAATGGGATTAGATAGTCCGAATGTTAGGTTGGTTCTTCATTATCAGGTGCCTTCTTCTCTCGAAAGTTATTACCAAGAAGCTGGAAGAGCAGGAAGAGACGGTAAAAATTCGGATTGTGTATTATTCTTCTTACCTGGGGACTTAAGCGTCCAAAGTTTTCTTTTATCCAAGGAAGCAAATTATAAGGGGGGAGAAACTCTACTCTCCCATGTAAAATCTTACGTAAGTTCTCCTGATTGCAGACAAAAAATTTTATGTGATTATTTCGGAGAAGAAATATCTAATTGTGGTTCCTGCGACACTTGCGCCGACTCTGCGTCCTCTCATTCTGCAAGACTTGCTTACACTGAAAGAGAAAGATTAAAGGCAGAGAAAAAAAAGGAGAAAGAATCACATATCTTCGACCCAGATGAGATCAAATCGATCGAAGGATTAATCTCAGAGTATCCTGCAAAATTTGGCAAAAAGATCATCGCAGGAACATTAAGAGGAGCAAAATCCAAGGACATACTTCGCAGAAGATTAGATAAATCTGAATATTATTCTTCTTTAAAGCATGTTCCTGAAGAATCTATTCTAAAACTTTTAGAAGATTGGCAGAAGGGCAAAAAACTATCCATCAAAGGAGATAAATATCCTAAAATTTATCTAACTGCATTCGGAAAACCTAAAGCATCTTTTGATGATCCGGAAAAACCTCGTAAAAAAGTTCCACTTAGCGGGGATAAACTCATCCTGAACGAACTTAAAAATTTCAGAGACAGGATCGCGAGACGCAATAAATGGAAGAAGTTTATGGTGATCCAAAACCCTGTACTTGTTCGGATCGTCTCCCAAAGACCAGAAAGCCTAGAGGATCTAATGGCAATCAAAGGTATGGGAGAAGCCAAAGTTAGACAATATGGGAAAGAAATTTTAGCTATTTTAGAGAAGTTTTGA
- the dinB gene encoding DNA polymerase IV, with the protein MIRKILHVDMDAFYASVEQRDNPSYQGKPIIVGGPPDSRGVVCAASYEARKFGVRSAMPCSQAARLCPSGIFVTPRFEAYRKVSSKIRQIFLEYTDLVEMLSLDEAFLDVTENKKNIPYASEVAKAIREKIFEETQLTASAGVSINKFLAKIATDQNKPNGMTIVRPEQIEKFIDSLDVSVFPGIGKVTLKKMHALGIKKGKDLKEKSLEMLGQNFGKSGRWFFAVCRGLDDRPVEPFRERKSLGAESTFAKDLENSSEIFRELSDIAEELERRLLQKSFPGKTITLKVKFSDFTQKTRSITEDYSYMDKNELYRIGSKLLEEFILESGKSIFPIRLLGLSLSHPESISKNSQTKIEDEEDLFPSLF; encoded by the coding sequence GATGCGTTTTATGCTTCTGTAGAACAAAGAGATAATCCGAGTTATCAGGGCAAACCAATCATTGTTGGAGGTCCTCCGGATTCCAGGGGAGTTGTATGCGCTGCAAGTTATGAGGCAAGAAAATTCGGAGTTCGATCCGCAATGCCTTGTTCTCAAGCAGCAAGGCTTTGTCCTTCCGGGATTTTTGTAACTCCTCGTTTCGAAGCATACAGAAAAGTATCTTCCAAAATCAGACAGATCTTTTTAGAATACACTGACCTTGTAGAGATGCTTTCCTTAGACGAGGCATTTTTAGACGTCACTGAAAATAAGAAAAATATTCCCTATGCGAGTGAGGTTGCCAAAGCAATTCGAGAAAAAATTTTCGAAGAGACTCAGTTAACTGCATCTGCAGGAGTTTCGATTAATAAATTTTTAGCCAAGATTGCAACGGACCAAAATAAACCTAATGGAATGACAATCGTTCGTCCTGAACAAATCGAAAAGTTTATAGATTCATTAGATGTTTCTGTATTTCCGGGGATCGGAAAAGTTACATTAAAAAAAATGCATGCACTTGGGATTAAAAAAGGAAAAGATCTAAAAGAAAAAAGTTTGGAGATGTTAGGCCAAAATTTTGGTAAATCAGGTCGCTGGTTCTTTGCTGTTTGTAGAGGCTTGGACGATAGACCTGTAGAACCTTTTAGGGAAAGAAAATCCTTAGGTGCAGAATCTACTTTTGCTAAAGATCTTGAAAATAGCTCTGAGATATTTAGGGAGCTTTCGGACATTGCAGAAGAACTAGAAAGACGGCTTTTACAAAAATCTTTTCCAGGAAAAACAATCACTCTCAAAGTAAAATTTTCAGACTTCACACAAAAGACCAGAAGTATTACCGAAGATTATTCCTATATGGATAAAAATGAACTATATCGGATCGGATCCAAACTTTTGGAAGAATTCATATTGGAATCTGGCAAATCTATTTTTCCGATCCGTCTATTAGGCTTAAGTCTTTCTCATCCGGAAAGTATTTCTAAAAATTCACAAACCAAGATTGAAGACGAAGAAGATCTATTTCCTTCTTTATTTTAA